Proteins found in one Methanospirillum hungatei JF-1 genomic segment:
- a CDS encoding PFL family protein — MINILEVNETNNMIEQEKLDVRTITLGISLLDCCDASLDTLNQKIYAKITRLARNLVSTGREIELEYGIPIVNKRISVTPIALIAGSACQSPEDFVSIAQTLDKAAADMGVNFIGGYSAIVSKGMTWTDELLIRSIPHALSATERVCSSVNIGSTKTGINMDAVRLMGQIIKETAEATQEQNSLGCAKLVVFCNAPDDNPFMAGAFHGISEADAVIHVGVSGPGVVKHALESVRGKDFEVLCETVKKTAFKVTRVGQLVAQVASERLGVPFGIVDLSLAPTPSVGDSVAEILEEMGLESVGAPGTTAALALLNDQVKKGGVMASSFVGGLSGAFIPVSEDQGMIDAVIRGSLTIEKLEAMTCVCSVGLDMIAIPGSTPASTISGIIADEAAIGMINQKTTAVRLIPVIGKDVGDMVEFGGLLGHAPVQQVNTFDCSKFINRGGRIPAPIHSFRN, encoded by the coding sequence ATGATAAATATCCTTGAGGTAAATGAGACAAACAATATGATCGAGCAGGAGAAGCTTGATGTCCGGACGATAACCCTTGGCATCAGCCTTCTTGACTGCTGTGATGCTTCCCTCGATACCTTAAACCAGAAGATATATGCAAAGATAACCCGCCTTGCCAGAAACCTGGTCTCCACCGGGAGAGAGATAGAACTTGAATACGGGATTCCCATCGTCAATAAAAGAATATCAGTAACCCCCATTGCACTCATCGCCGGATCTGCCTGTCAATCTCCAGAGGATTTCGTGTCTATTGCACAAACACTCGATAAAGCAGCAGCAGATATGGGTGTCAATTTCATCGGGGGGTATTCGGCCATCGTATCAAAGGGAATGACCTGGACGGACGAACTTCTTATCAGGTCCATTCCCCATGCCCTCTCGGCAACTGAACGGGTCTGCAGTTCGGTGAATATTGGTTCAACAAAGACCGGGATCAACATGGATGCTGTCCGGCTCATGGGACAGATTATTAAAGAGACCGCAGAGGCAACACAGGAACAAAACTCCCTGGGATGTGCAAAACTGGTTGTCTTCTGCAATGCTCCTGATGACAATCCCTTCATGGCCGGGGCATTTCATGGCATATCAGAGGCTGATGCCGTCATTCATGTGGGAGTCAGTGGCCCGGGGGTTGTCAAGCATGCTCTTGAGAGTGTCAGGGGAAAAGATTTCGAAGTCCTATGTGAGACGGTCAAGAAAACAGCATTTAAGGTAACCCGGGTCGGACAACTTGTAGCTCAGGTTGCATCAGAGCGTCTTGGGGTACCGTTTGGCATTGTCGACCTGTCACTTGCCCCGACCCCATCGGTGGGGGACAGTGTTGCAGAGATCCTTGAAGAGATGGGACTTGAATCGGTTGGTGCACCGGGAACAACCGCTGCTCTTGCCCTGCTCAATGACCAGGTGAAGAAAGGCGGGGTGATGGCAAGTTCCTTTGTCGGTGGGCTCAGCGGTGCGTTTATTCCGGTGAGCGAGGACCAGGGAATGATAGATGCCGTGATACGTGGATCTCTCACTATTGAGAAACTTGAGGCAATGACCTGTGTCTGTTCAGTCGGTCTAGATATGATAGCAATTCCGGGAAGCACTCCTGCATCTACCATATCAGGGATTATTGCAGATGAAGCGGCCATCGGGATGATCAATCAGAAAACGACTGCAGTGCGGCTCATTCCGGTTATCGGCAAGGATGTTGGTGACATGGTGGAGTTTGGTGGTCTTTTAGGTCATGCTCCGGTCCAGCAGGTGAATACCTTCGATTGCAGCAAGTTTATCAACCGGGGTGGACGGATTCCGGCACCGATTCATAGTTTTAGAAATTAA
- a CDS encoding ferritin-like domain-containing protein produces MKNSTIILILILTTLLLILPVSVASQGYGNRFQGNQNSVLPEPEDLNLSDTERSDLLFMREEEQMAHDLYMVWYEMYAIPIFRNIGEAETIHASEVQLLLDRYQVPSDMIGNYSSGYNNPDIQALADALAEQGAQSLTDALKAGVAIEETDIADLDKAIANTTRPDIIQVYTNLRNGSENHLSAFTRQLS; encoded by the coding sequence ATGAAAAACAGTACTATCATCCTTATTCTCATTCTTACAACTCTTCTGCTCATACTTCCCGTTTCAGTCGCTTCACAGGGGTATGGAAACCGATTCCAGGGAAATCAGAATAGTGTCCTTCCGGAACCAGAGGACCTGAATCTCTCTGATACTGAAAGATCAGATCTCCTCTTCATGCGGGAAGAAGAACAAATGGCCCATGATCTCTACATGGTGTGGTATGAGATGTATGCAATTCCGATCTTCCGGAATATTGGAGAGGCCGAAACAATCCATGCCAGTGAAGTGCAACTCCTCCTTGACAGATATCAGGTTCCTTCTGACATGATCGGAAATTATTCATCAGGATATAATAATCCGGACATTCAGGCTCTGGCAGATGCCCTGGCAGAGCAGGGAGCACAATCTCTGACTGATGCTCTCAAAGCAGGGGTAGCAATTGAAGAGACAGATATCGCAGATCTTGATAAGGCAATCGCCAATACTACCAGACCGGATATCATCCAGGTATATACCAATCTCCGGAACGGGTCGGAGAATCACCTGAGTGCATTTACCCGTCAACTCTCTTAA
- a CDS encoding ABC transporter substrate-binding protein: MVISPKVSLNLSVDILNDYLKSDNLHVELLIEDSSSDPEKALNALKKLHEKGVMVVIGPSTSEEAAAMVPYANENDMLLIAPSSTAVSLSLDDNLFRMVPDDKNQAEALALLMKRQNITEVLTVYMDDEYGSGLNAGIIEKGSDPAYGFRIVGSIPYDPKLSVHDTLVQEIEEAAAGLPKDTGAILLIGTESHAIGIFTTAGIESPISDYKWFSGDSIIREAGILNNNDAAEFAAKTRLEGVAFACEETLTLVPLMLATGLMSGELGHAPSPDALPIWDALWFIAETYRLDPHADFDTYKSNLRALFERGGNLFNQWTMLNEYGDLKSAKYARFTATKGSNGDIYWNLDGMFIRSKTSGMFITDADGKLTHEPGDIVIGAVLPITGVNAEIGTGAKKAIELAIEQANTYYSKALGLNIRFSSDIRDSESDAAVALEQVRALHENGINLIIFGGISDELSAVQEYARENNIILLGTRSTAISLSDSDDFIFRLSPDDSHLVKAMVRLMEEQGKKHLVVLYRDDIYGQDFSHALSETVTGSIDSFSYAKNETDFTSVLDEAARAVETAGYEGTAVVVIGTDEIISMLEAVKEGPLTSVAWYSGDGVSQSRNLLEAESAVSVAIQTNLTCVNFDSAADQIFIPMRHVAVEYLSRAIKGNAGWNEISSYDAAWIAMNAYAMTRPDAPSEELWNIINNPYGALGIGEQYVMNEAQDQSNSFYVFYKVIERSDGPIWTPVAYYRDIKAFPDELKIVSE; this comes from the coding sequence GTGGTTATATCTCCGAAAGTATCTCTGAACTTGTCAGTTGATATCCTGAATGATTATCTTAAATCAGATAATCTTCACGTTGAACTTCTGATTGAAGATAGCAGCAGCGATCCGGAGAAAGCCCTGAATGCCCTGAAAAAGCTTCATGAAAAAGGGGTTATGGTGGTTATTGGTCCTTCAACCAGTGAAGAAGCAGCTGCAATGGTTCCCTATGCCAATGAGAATGATATGCTGCTTATTGCCCCGTCCAGTACGGCGGTTTCCCTCTCCCTTGATGACAACCTCTTCCGGATGGTTCCAGATGATAAAAATCAGGCTGAAGCTCTGGCCCTTCTTATGAAGCGACAGAACATCACTGAGGTTCTGACCGTATACATGGACGATGAATATGGTTCAGGACTGAATGCCGGCATAATTGAAAAAGGCTCAGATCCTGCCTATGGATTCAGGATAGTGGGTTCGATACCGTATGATCCAAAACTATCCGTCCATGATACTCTGGTCCAGGAGATAGAAGAAGCTGCAGCAGGTTTACCGAAAGACACCGGGGCAATTCTTCTGATCGGAACCGAGTCCCATGCTATCGGAATCTTTACAACTGCCGGTATTGAGAGCCCGATAAGTGATTACAAGTGGTTTTCAGGAGATAGTATCATCCGTGAGGCAGGTATCCTGAATAATAATGATGCTGCAGAATTCGCCGCAAAAACAAGACTTGAGGGGGTTGCATTTGCATGTGAAGAAACACTCACTCTTGTTCCCCTGATGCTGGCAACAGGACTTATGAGTGGTGAACTGGGACATGCTCCATCTCCCGATGCCCTGCCGATATGGGATGCATTATGGTTCATAGCCGAGACATATCGTCTTGATCCCCATGCAGACTTTGATACTTATAAGTCCAATCTCCGGGCATTATTTGAAAGAGGTGGAAATCTTTTCAATCAGTGGACTATGTTGAATGAATATGGTGATCTCAAGTCAGCCAAGTACGCCCGATTTACCGCAACGAAGGGTAGTAATGGTGACATATACTGGAATCTTGACGGGATGTTTATCAGGAGCAAGACTTCGGGAATGTTCATCACCGATGCAGATGGTAAACTGACCCATGAACCTGGTGATATCGTCATAGGTGCTGTTTTGCCTATTACCGGAGTCAATGCAGAGATAGGTACCGGTGCAAAAAAAGCGATTGAACTTGCTATTGAACAGGCAAATACCTACTATTCAAAGGCACTTGGTCTGAACATTCGTTTTTCAAGTGATATCCGGGATTCAGAAAGTGATGCGGCAGTCGCACTTGAGCAGGTCAGGGCCCTGCACGAGAACGGAATAAATCTCATTATATTTGGTGGAATTAGTGATGAATTATCCGCGGTTCAGGAATATGCACGAGAAAATAACATTATACTTCTTGGAACCCGGAGCACTGCCATCTCCCTCTCAGATTCAGATGATTTCATTTTTCGTCTGAGTCCGGATGATTCTCATCTGGTAAAAGCCATGGTCAGACTCATGGAGGAACAAGGTAAAAAGCACCTGGTGGTTCTGTATCGCGATGACATATATGGCCAGGACTTTTCACATGCTCTCTCTGAAACCGTTACCGGAAGTATAGATAGTTTCAGTTATGCAAAAAATGAGACTGATTTTACCTCTGTTCTGGATGAGGCCGCCAGAGCAGTTGAGACTGCCGGGTATGAGGGTACTGCGGTGGTAGTGATTGGCACTGATGAGATCATCTCAATGCTTGAAGCAGTAAAGGAAGGGCCACTCACGTCTGTTGCATGGTATAGTGGTGACGGTGTGTCGCAAAGCAGGAATTTATTAGAGGCGGAAAGTGCAGTATCTGTGGCTATACAGACAAATCTGACCTGTGTCAACTTTGACAGTGCTGCAGATCAGATCTTCATTCCGATGAGGCATGTTGCCGTTGAATATCTTTCACGGGCAATAAAAGGAAATGCAGGATGGAATGAGATATCCAGTTATGATGCTGCCTGGATAGCAATGAATGCTTATGCAATGACACGTCCGGATGCCCCCTCAGAAGAACTGTGGAATATTATTAATAATCCCTATGGAGCGTTGGGTATTGGTGAACAATATGTAATGAATGAAGCCCAGGATCAGTCAAATAGCTTTTATGTTTTCTATAAGGTAATAGAGAGATCTGACGGGCCTATCTGGACACCTGTAGCCTATTACCGGGATATCAAGGCATTTCCTGATGAACTGAAAATCGTCAGTGAATAA
- a CDS encoding type II toxin-antitoxin system HicA family toxin, producing the protein MLPIIKGKTLISFLESLNFTIIRQRGSHVRMKSEDGRYTTIPVHSGEAIPKGLLRKIIRDDLEMTLEEFTLAYNEYMGRIQ; encoded by the coding sequence ATGCTTCCAATAATTAAAGGGAAAACACTCATTTCATTTCTCGAGTCTCTTAATTTTACCATAATCAGGCAACGTGGATCACATGTACGGATGAAGTCAGAAGATGGAAGATACACTACCATTCCAGTTCATAGTGGTGAGGCTATACCCAAAGGCCTATTACGAAAAATTATTCGGGATGATCTTGAAATGACACTTGAGGAATTCACCCTGGCCTATAATGAATATATGGGAAGGATACAGTAA
- a CDS encoding tetratricopeptide repeat protein: MTPARSIHEIMPASSYIGLLDPDIPIQIPFNITPHGNEPVQFIVQYKNGINLHNSSVSVPISTGTSKKQADLFVSNIEITPGMEHVIVKGDVTNAGLEAANAVVVTVQDPAQAVYPYKQYGVGLLKPSDFASFQVTFKPSPNATTENLLTSFKDADGRIISTETPLDLTGINAFSDLDMMDPALIGPEPSGLLPAGTEIIAGVVGGIVIGIGLMYVYMRRKNRTGQKNTLNRKNQVQNSESSMTLEDSDNGGDIEGGSAYVRGMAYYRQGDFKKAAEEFFAVTEEDPSNDKAWNAYGICLTKLSEFASAERCYENALKIHPENMSYQKNRDINRKKMK; the protein is encoded by the coding sequence GTGACGCCGGCCCGGTCAATCCATGAGATTATGCCGGCATCCAGTTATATTGGTCTCTTAGACCCGGACATTCCGATCCAGATTCCCTTTAATATCACCCCGCACGGGAATGAACCGGTGCAGTTCATTGTGCAATACAAAAACGGGATCAATCTGCATAACTCATCGGTGAGCGTGCCTATCTCTACCGGGACAAGTAAAAAACAGGCTGACCTCTTTGTTTCAAATATTGAGATCACACCAGGGATGGAGCATGTAATCGTCAAGGGGGATGTGACAAATGCAGGTCTTGAGGCTGCAAACGCCGTGGTCGTAACAGTGCAGGATCCGGCTCAGGCTGTCTACCCGTACAAGCAATATGGGGTAGGCCTCTTAAAACCATCAGATTTCGCAAGTTTTCAGGTGACATTCAAACCCTCACCGAATGCAACCACAGAAAACCTCCTCACCTCCTTTAAGGATGCAGACGGGAGGATAATCAGCACAGAGACACCGCTTGATCTTACCGGAATTAATGCCTTTTCAGATTTGGATATGATGGATCCCGCTCTAATTGGGCCAGAGCCATCTGGTCTTCTCCCGGCTGGAACAGAGATAATTGCCGGGGTGGTTGGAGGGATTGTGATTGGTATCGGACTGATGTATGTGTACATGCGACGAAAAAACCGAACCGGCCAGAAAAATACCCTGAACAGAAAAAACCAGGTTCAGAACTCTGAATCTTCGATGACGCTGGAGGACTCAGATAATGGGGGAGATATTGAGGGGGGCTCTGCATATGTCCGGGGAATGGCATATTACAGGCAGGGTGATTTTAAGAAGGCCGCTGAGGAGTTTTTCGCGGTCACTGAAGAGGATCCATCCAATGACAAGGCATGGAATGCATATGGGATCTGCCTTACTAAACTGTCAGAGTTTGCAAGTGCTGAGAGATGTTATGAGAATGCCTTAAAGATTCATCCGGAGAATATGAGTTATCAGAAGAACCGTGATATAAACCGGAAAAAGATGAAATAA
- a CDS encoding ACT domain-containing protein: MSKTIITVVGKDAVGIIAKVCTYLANNQINVEDISQTIVQGYFNMMMIVDTERSSKPFSDMVTDLDVLGDEIGVKIKCQREDIFTKMHRI, from the coding sequence ATGAGTAAAACAATTATCACGGTGGTCGGAAAGGATGCCGTCGGAATTATCGCAAAAGTATGCACCTATCTGGCAAATAACCAGATTAACGTTGAGGATATCTCTCAGACAATTGTCCAGGGGTACTTTAACATGATGATGATCGTCGACACCGAACGCTCCTCCAAACCCTTCTCAGATATGGTAACTGATCTTGATGTACTCGGTGACGAGATCGGAGTGAAGATCAAGTGCCAGCGTGAAGATATTTTTACAAAGATGCATCGAATTTAA
- a CDS encoding type II toxin-antitoxin system HicB family antitoxin, with product MKTIHVPILIETDEDGIFIVSCPQFKGCHTYGKTIDEALARIKEVIELCSEDTPLDTLNTFVGFREVEIVQGA from the coding sequence ATGAAAACTATTCACGTCCCAATTCTTATAGAAACAGACGAAGATGGTATCTTCATTGTTTCATGCCCCCAATTCAAAGGATGCCATACTTATGGGAAAACTATCGATGAGGCATTAGCGAGGATAAAAGAAGTAATTGAACTATGCTCTGAAGATACCCCCTTGGATACTCTGAATACCTTTGTAGGATTTCGTGAGGTCGAAATTGTCCAGGGTGCGTAA
- a CDS encoding DUF4405 domain-containing protein translates to MGRKTFIRITSLLLLIVTVICVVTGILKWPGLIPALGLTYRQVPVALITDLHDWSGLLMTVLVMVHIYQFRGFIRRMARNLIS, encoded by the coding sequence ATGGGTAGAAAAACTTTCATCAGAATCACCAGTCTTCTCCTCCTCATTGTAACCGTCATCTGTGTAGTGACCGGCATTCTCAAATGGCCAGGTCTGATACCTGCTCTGGGTCTGACGTACCGCCAGGTTCCGGTTGCTCTGATTACGGATCTTCATGACTGGTCAGGATTACTCATGACCGTACTGGTGATGGTCCATATATATCAGTTTAGAGGATTTATCCGGAGAATGGCTCGTAATTTGATCTCATAA
- a CDS encoding cation-translocating P-type ATPase, with translation MTLIDIETIQGLSRDQVEERIKTFGYNELPKHKKDGIFEVILEVAREPMFLLLVTSGLIYFFLGDITEAVMLMSFVLVIIGITVYQERKTERALEALRNLSSPRALVIRDGQQRRIAGREVVPGDILILSEGDRVPADGILLSSNNLTVDESLLTGESVPVRKIPWTEGLKEQAPGGDDQPFVYSGTLIVQGQALAEVKSTGSGTEMGKIGMVLQEVGRDDSRLKVEISSMVKIIATCGLLLCLIIVIIYGIGRGDWISGLLAGITLAMAILPEEFPVVLTVFLALGAWRISEKHVLTRQVPAIETLGSASVLCVDKTGTLTLNKMTVQSFFADDEFCEHDGAGENSVPDSCHELSEYAILACKRDPFDPMEKALIQLSEGDFGRTEHIHKDWKLITEYPLSSDLLAMSNVWQSPDGREFIIAAKGAPEAIADLCHFSEQEQKKLAEQIDVMASKGLRILGVAKSSFTISELPRIQHDFVFTFLGLIGFADPVRPGIAEAVSECYAAGIKIIMITGDYPRTAQNIADQIGLLHTDNTVTGTDLTECSDDDLKERLKTATVFARAVPEQKLRIVRALKANNEVVVMTGDGVNDAPALKSADIGIAMGGRGTDVAREASSLVLLDDNFTSIVSAVRLGRRIYDNLKKAMAYIFSIHIPIAGMSLIPVIFDMPLILMPMHIVFLELIIDPTCSIVFEAEKEEQDIMNRPPRSADERLFTPKTLFLSLMQGVVVLGVVMLVYLYSLMSGFLETEVRTMTFITIVLANLLLILTNRSWSETIISTIRTPNTAMRWVFAGTICSLVLILAIPALRDLFRFSLIPVEELVTCVLAASVSVLWFEAWKIWNVRKDQIPHIFSGI, from the coding sequence ATGACGCTCATAGATATTGAGACTATACAAGGACTATCCAGAGACCAGGTAGAAGAGCGGATCAAGACATTCGGATATAACGAACTTCCAAAACATAAGAAAGACGGTATTTTTGAGGTCATACTTGAGGTTGCCAGAGAACCGATGTTCCTCCTCCTGGTAACGAGTGGTCTTATCTACTTTTTCCTTGGTGATATCACCGAAGCTGTCATGCTTATGAGTTTTGTGCTGGTCATCATCGGTATTACGGTATACCAGGAACGAAAGACTGAACGGGCACTCGAAGCCCTCCGGAATCTCTCAAGTCCACGGGCTCTCGTAATCAGGGACGGCCAGCAGAGGCGGATTGCAGGACGGGAGGTTGTTCCCGGTGATATCCTCATCCTCTCAGAAGGAGACCGGGTTCCTGCCGACGGGATTCTCCTCTCATCGAATAATCTTACCGTTGATGAATCACTCCTTACCGGTGAATCGGTCCCCGTACGAAAGATTCCCTGGACTGAAGGGCTGAAAGAGCAGGCTCCGGGCGGAGATGATCAGCCATTCGTATATTCTGGAACCCTAATCGTTCAGGGTCAGGCCCTTGCTGAAGTCAAAAGTACTGGCTCTGGGACTGAGATGGGGAAGATAGGCATGGTTCTCCAGGAAGTCGGGCGGGATGATAGCAGGCTGAAAGTGGAGATATCCTCGATGGTGAAGATCATCGCAACATGCGGTCTTCTCCTGTGCCTTATCATCGTTATCATCTATGGAATCGGCCGGGGAGACTGGATATCAGGACTTCTTGCAGGAATTACTCTTGCGATGGCGATCCTTCCGGAAGAGTTCCCGGTGGTTTTAACGGTTTTTCTTGCGCTTGGTGCATGGAGAATCTCAGAAAAGCATGTACTTACCCGTCAGGTTCCTGCAATTGAAACCCTGGGCTCTGCATCAGTTCTCTGTGTAGACAAGACCGGGACGCTTACGCTTAATAAAATGACCGTGCAATCCTTTTTCGCAGATGATGAATTCTGTGAGCATGACGGAGCCGGTGAAAATTCGGTCCCTGATTCCTGTCATGAACTATCCGAATACGCCATTCTTGCCTGTAAGAGAGATCCCTTTGATCCCATGGAAAAGGCTCTTATACAGCTCTCAGAGGGAGATTTTGGAAGAACAGAGCATATACATAAAGACTGGAAGCTCATAACCGAATATCCTCTCTCATCTGACCTCCTGGCGATGTCTAATGTCTGGCAGTCTCCGGACGGCCGCGAATTTATCATAGCCGCCAAGGGTGCTCCGGAAGCGATTGCTGATCTGTGTCATTTTTCGGAGCAGGAACAGAAAAAACTTGCAGAGCAGATAGATGTGATGGCATCAAAGGGCCTTCGGATTCTTGGCGTTGCAAAATCATCATTTACAATTTCGGAGCTCCCACGTATCCAGCATGACTTCGTTTTTACGTTTCTTGGCCTTATCGGGTTTGCTGATCCGGTCAGACCGGGGATCGCTGAAGCGGTGAGCGAGTGTTATGCTGCCGGTATCAAGATCATTATGATAACCGGTGATTACCCCCGTACAGCCCAGAATATTGCAGATCAGATCGGGCTTTTGCATACCGATAACACAGTTACCGGGACTGACCTAACCGAGTGCTCGGATGATGACCTCAAAGAACGGCTCAAAACAGCTACTGTTTTTGCACGTGCCGTTCCTGAACAGAAACTCCGGATTGTCAGAGCCCTCAAGGCGAATAATGAGGTTGTTGTCATGACCGGCGACGGGGTGAATGATGCACCGGCTCTGAAATCTGCAGATATCGGTATTGCCATGGGTGGGAGAGGTACTGATGTTGCCCGTGAAGCATCTTCGCTCGTGCTCCTTGACGATAATTTCACCTCTATCGTCTCTGCGGTCAGGCTTGGACGGAGAATATATGATAACCTCAAAAAGGCAATGGCCTATATCTTCTCTATCCACATTCCAATCGCGGGAATGTCACTCATTCCGGTCATTTTTGACATGCCACTCATTCTTATGCCGATGCATATCGTCTTCCTTGAACTCATCATAGACCCAACCTGTTCTATCGTCTTTGAGGCAGAAAAAGAAGAGCAGGACATTATGAACCGGCCGCCCCGGTCTGCGGATGAACGACTCTTCACACCAAAGACCCTCTTTCTCAGCCTGATGCAGGGGGTTGTCGTCCTCGGTGTTGTGATGCTTGTGTATCTTTATTCCCTGATGAGCGGGTTTTTAGAAACAGAGGTGCGTACCATGACTTTTATCACCATTGTGCTCGCAAACCTGCTTCTCATCCTGACCAACCGGTCCTGGTCAGAAACGATAATCTCTACGATTCGGACACCGAATACGGCTATGAGATGGGTATTTGCTGGAACAATCTGCAGCCTTGTCCTGATCCTTGCAATACCGGCACTTCGGGATCTCTTCAGGTTTTCTCTGATACCGGTCGAAGAACTTGTCACCTGTGTCCTCGCTGCCAGTGTAAGTGTGCTCTGGTTTGAGGCCTGGAAAATCTGGAACGTGCGAAAAGATCAGATACCTCATATTTTTTCAGGGATATAA
- a CDS encoding FHA domain-containing protein, with protein MNPERPDDRTILTSSDPEFISELSEYLDVLASPIRLQILSFIGTKPRTVRQISHEIATSYENTKKHLTKLLSLGIIRKEIGVSDEPVNMGQPVFYYKLVPDGLNHAAYNLTLFSQVAGTSNPDLSKQVIAAQTGLHTILPARPGFVIMNGSEQGRMIELTEPVYRVGRIEEGWNGISPEPALLLNDEYRSVSRVSRPHAWVKKQAGFWTLADGNSKGGTYINGRPIGHDPVVLQDGDRIELSPGTLGITFTFHSGNTNPNHTP; from the coding sequence ATGAATCCGGAAAGACCAGATGACCGGACAATCCTTACCAGTTCTGATCCTGAGTTTATATCAGAATTATCCGAATATCTTGATGTTCTCGCCAGCCCCATCCGCCTTCAGATCCTCTCATTTATCGGAACAAAACCCAGGACAGTCAGGCAGATCTCACATGAGATTGCGACCAGTTATGAGAATACCAAAAAACATCTGACAAAACTGCTCTCGCTCGGCATCATCCGAAAAGAGATAGGAGTCTCTGATGAACCGGTAAACATGGGTCAGCCGGTTTTTTATTATAAGCTTGTCCCGGATGGTCTGAACCATGCAGCATACAATCTCACACTTTTCAGCCAGGTTGCCGGAACGAGTAACCCGGACCTTTCAAAGCAGGTAATAGCGGCGCAAACCGGCCTGCATACCATTCTCCCTGCCAGACCAGGTTTTGTCATCATGAATGGTTCAGAGCAGGGAAGAATGATTGAACTGACAGAACCAGTATACCGGGTCGGAAGAATTGAAGAGGGATGGAACGGAATTTCTCCTGAACCGGCTCTTCTTCTGAATGATGAGTACCGATCGGTCAGCCGGGTATCACGCCCCCATGCATGGGTGAAAAAGCAAGCAGGGTTCTGGACATTAGCAGATGGGAACAGCAAAGGGGGAACCTATATAAATGGAAGACCAATCGGTCATGATCCGGTGGTTTTGCAGGACGGCGACAGAATAGAACTCTCACCCGGAACCCTTGGCATAACCTTTACCTTTCATTCAGGAAATACCAATCCGAATCATACCCCATGA